From Qipengyuania soli:
GCCAGTGGACCATGGCTCCTGCGGTCAGCCTCGCGGTGGCCAAGCGTGCAGGTGCCAATGCGGTCGAGGTATCCGATGCGGTCGTCGCGCGGGTCGAGGCGCTCGAGGGCTCCCTGATACCCCAGGGCCTGTCGGTCGACGTCACGCGCAATTATGGCCAGACCGCGAACGAGAAGGCCAACGAACTCCTCTATCATCTCGCACTCGCCACGGTGTCGATCGTGGTCCTCATCGGTTTCTCGATCGGGTGGCGCGAGGCGGGAGTGACCGCCATCGTCATCCCCACGACGATCCTGCTGACCATGTTCGCCAGCAAGATCATGGGCTTCACCATCAACCGCGTCAGCCTGTTCGCGCTGATCTTCTCCATCGGCATCCTCGTCGACGATGCCATCGTGATGATCGAGAACATCGCGCGCCACTGGGCCATGAACGACGGACGCGACCGCAAGACAGCAGCAATCGAGGCGGTGGCGGAGGTCGGCAATCCGACCATCGTGGCGACGCTGACCGTCGTGGCAGCGCTGTTGCCCATGCTGTTCGTATCCGGCCTGATGGGCCCCTACATGGCGCCCATTCCGATCAACGCCAGCGCGGCCATGGTCTTCAGTTTCTTCGTCGCAGTGATCATCGCGCCCTGGCTGATGATCCGCTTTGCGCGGCAGACGCTGGCGGACGGTCACGGCCATGACGAGCATGGCGGCAAGCTCGGCGAACTCTATGGCAGGGTGGCCGCGCGAGTGATCGGCGAGCGCCGGACTGCACGCAACTTCCTGATTGCCGTCGGGGTGGCAACGCTCGTCGCCTGTTCGATGTTCTACTTCAAGGCGGTGACGGTGAAGCTGCTGCCCTTCGACAACAAGTCGGAGGTCCAGCTGGTCGTCGACATGCCCGAAGGGACCAGCCTCGAAACGACAAGCCGGGTGCTGGAGCAGGCTGCCAGCGCAGCCCGGTCGGTGCCCGAAGTCGTCTCCATGGAGGCCTATGCCGGCACCTCGGCACCGTTCAATTTCAACGGCCTCGTGCGCCACTATTTCCTGCGCAACCGCCCGTGGATGGGCGACCTCATGGTAACCCTGTCGGAAAAGGGCGAACGTTCGCGATCCAGCCACGAGGTCGCGGTCGACCTGCGCGAACGGCTATCGGCGATCACCCTGCCGAAGGGCGGGTCGATCAAGGTCGTCGAGACGCCGCCCGGCCCGCCTGTCCTTTCAACCCTGCTTGCCGAAATCTACGGACCCGACGAACAGGCCCGGCGCGCGACTGCGGAGCAGGTCGAGAAGATCTTCCGGCAGGTTCCCTTCATCGTCGACGTCGACAACAGCTTCGGACAGCCCGTCCCGCAGCTGCGGCTCGTGCCGGACCGTGACAAGCTGGATTACTACGGCCTGTCCCAGCGCCAGGTCTACGATAGCATCAGTGCGCTGCTGGGGACGCAGACTGTCGGCTATGCGACGCAGGGCATGGGACGCCATCCGCTGCCGATCCAGATCACTCTGGACCAGTCGCAACGCAGCTGGAGCCAGCAATTGGGGGCGACTCCGGTCGCTGCCATGCAAGGTCCGGGCGGCGGCAGGCTGATCCGGCTCGACCAGGTGGTGAAGGTCGAGAACACTGTCGGCGGTCAGTCGATCTTTCGCCGGGACGGTCGCGGCGCGACGATGGTGACCGCCGAACTGGCAGGGCGCTACGAAGCCCCCATCTACGGTATGCTCGAAGTCAATCGCGCCATCGACGACTTCGACTGGAAGGCTGCCGGCCTAGCCAAGCCCGATGTCCGGCTGAACGGCCAGCCATCCGATGAAGAGCACACCACGGTCCTGTGGGACGGCGAATGGGAGATCACCTGGGTGACCTTCCGCGACATGGGTGCCGCCTTCATGGTCGCGCTCCTCGGCATCTACGTGCTGGTCGTCGGCCAGTTCGGTAACTTCAAGATCCCGCTCGTCATTCTGACCCCGATCCCGCTGACACTCGTCGGCATCGTGCTGGGCCACATGCTGTTCGGGGCGCCGTTCACCGCAACGAGCATGATCGGCTTCATCGCGCTTGCCGGCATCATCGTGCGCAATTCGATCCTGCTGGTCGATTTCATCCGCCATGCCCGTAGCGAGGAGAAGAGCCTGCGCGATACGCTGCTGGAAGCGGGCATGATCCGCTTCAAGCCGATCGTCCTGACAGCGGCGGCTGCCATGATCGGCGCTGCCGTGATCCTCACCGACCCGATCTTTCAGGGCCTCGCCATATCGTTGCTGTTCGGGTTGGCCAGTTCGACCCTGCTGACCGTGCTGGTCATTCCGGCAATCTACGTGGTGTTGCGCGATGACGGCAAACCGATGACACTGGTGCGGCATGAACCCGATGAGGAGGCACCTGCGACATGAGCAACGACATCGCCGTCTGCGCCCATTGCGGCGGATTGAACCGTGTCCCGGCTGAAAGACTGGGTGACAATCCCAAATGCGGGAAGTGCGGCAAGGCTGTCTTCACGGGCAAGCCCGTGGACGCCGATGCCACCATGTTCGACCGCTTCGTGACCAAGGGCAGCCAGCCGGTCCTGGTCGACTTCTGGGCCAGCTGGTGCGGTCCCTGCCGGATGATGGCCCCGGCCTTCGCAAGCGCGGCTGCCAAGCTCGAACCGCAGATCCGCCTGCTCAAGGTGGACACCGAGGCACAACAGGCCATCGCCGGGCGCTACCAGATCCAGTCGATCCCCACGCTGATGCTGTTCAGGGGCGGTCGCGAAGTGGCCCGGCAGGCAGGTGCAATGCCGGAACAGGCGATAATCGGCTGGGCCCGCCAGGCCTCCGGTCTCTAACGGAAGACCCGCGCGAAAGTGGCCGCGCCACCGCCGCTGTGAATGCGCGAGGTGTGGCGGTCGATCCTGCGCTCCGTCGCCGTCCCCGCCAGCGCATCGAGCATCTCGCTCGCCCCGAGCAGTCGCTCGCTGTCGACCTGGTAGAATATCTGCTTGCCGTGGCGGCGCGTGATGACGAGGTCGGCCTTGCGCAGGATAGCCAGCTGTTGCGACAGGCCGGGCTGGGCAATGCCGGTGATATCCTCGATCTCGCTGACGGCGTGCTCGTCCTTGATCGCACAAAGGATCTGCAGCCGCACTGGATGCGCGATGGCGCGGAGCAGTTCCGCCGAACCTTCGAAGTCGCGGTCTTCCATCGTACCTACTCCCGGTCCTGCGTCTTGTTGAAGAACCAGCCCGACGCGTCTTTCGGTTTCAACACATCGCTCACCGTCTCGCGCGGGGTCACCAGCAGCTCGTCCCCAGGCTGCCAATCGGCAGGGGCGAGCACGTCCCCGCCATCGACACGCTGGAGCGCAATGAGAAGCCGGAGCATCTCGGGCACGGAACGTCCGACCGTCGGCGGATAGCAGGTTGTCGCGCGAAGGACGCCCTTGGGATCGATGAAGAAGGTCGATCGTACCGTCCCGGCGTCGAGCGCATCGGCGGAGATCATGCCGTATGCGCCGGCAATCTCCATCGTGGGGTCCTCGATGATCGGGAAATCGACTTCGAGCCCGGTCATATCGCGGATCATGCGTACCCAGGCGAGGTGCGAATAGAGACTGTCGATCGACAGCCCGATCAAGGCGCAGTCCCTTTCCCTGAACTGGGCGGACGCGCGCGCAATGGCGATGAATTCGCTCGTACAGACAGGCGTAAAGTCGGCCGGGTGGGAGAACAGGATTACCCATTTCCCCCGATAGGTCGAAAGGTCGATCGGTCCCTGGGTGCTGCGCGCAGCGAAGAGAGGGACGGTTTCGCCGATGCGCAGCGGATGTTCGGTTATCGGGTCAATCACAAGCTCTCCACGTGTCCCGCATGGTCGCCGGCGACGCCATGCGAATAAGGCGTTCCATATACACGATTAGCGATATTGTGGAAATGATTGCGAAGCTGGAGCGGCATTTTTCAGCCCGTCGCTCGAAACGGAATTCGTTCAGGATTGGTCGAACATTTTTCCCGCGATAGCAAGGTCTTCCGCAGAATTGATGTTGAAGAACGGATCGATTTCGTCGCCGGTCGGCCATTCAACCCGAACGCAGCCCACAGTTTCGGCAAGTCGCATGAGAGAGTGGTTCTTGCCAGCTTTCACCGACTCAACGCCCGCTTGCGCTTCCGCCACCTGCCACAAGGAGCACGTCGGATGGTCGCGCCCGTTGCTGTGCGCCAATGCGCAGGCCGCACTGGCGTCAGTGTCCAGCCTCTCGCGGAGCCGGTCGCAAAGGTCATGCGGCAGAAATGGAGCATCAACGGGGATCACGAGAAGAGTCTCGGCCCCCGACTGCGCAGCGCCAAGGAGTCCTGCCGCGAGACCCGCCAGCGGGCCTCCCATTCCCCCGGCATCCTCGACAAATACCGCGTCGTCGTGATCACCGCCGTCATGCCGCGTACCGGCCACGATTGTCCGTCCGTCACTCCAGCGCCGCGCCATGCGCAACGCGTGATCGAGCAATGTCTGGCCAGCGAGCTTGCGCAGCGGCTTGCCGCCCCCGATGCGGCGGCCATCGCCTCCTGCGAGGACCAGAACCATCGGTCCTCGGCTCATTGGTCGGCCGGTGCTACAGCGAGGTCGATCATGATCCTGTCGGCCATAGCCAGATAGGCTTGTGCGATGGCGCTATCCGGGGCCGCAATCACGATCGGGAGCCCTTGCTCGCCCTGGCGCATGATCGCCGGGTCCAGCGGGACCTGACCGAGGATGGCGATGCCCTTTTCCTTCGCGGCGGCAATCGCCCCGCCGTGGCCGAAGATATCATGCGTGCTGCCGCAATCGGGGCAGGTGAACTGGCTCATGTTCTCGACCATGCCGAGCACGCGAATGCCGATCTGGTCGAACATATCATAGGCCTTGCGGGCATCGATCAGGGCGATGTCCTGCGGCGTCGAGACCAGCACCGCGCCGTCGACAGGGACGGTCTGGACAAGGCTGAGTTGCGCATCGCCCGTCCCCGGCGGCAGGTCGACCACGAGCACGTCGACACCGCCGTCCTCGTCCCACGCCACACCGCCGAGCAATTGCTGGATCGCGCCGATGACCATCGGCCCGCGCCAGATCGTCGCGCGATCCTCGGGCACAAGGTGGCCCATCGAAATTGCCTTGATGCCATGGCTGACCACCGGCCTGATACGGTCATCCGGAGTGAAGTCGGGCCTCCCGCCAGCACCGAGCATCTTCGGAATGCTGGGTCCGTAGATGTCCGCATCGAGGACCGCGACCTTGAGCCCGCGCTGTTTCAGCGCCAACGCCAGATTGACCGATGTGGTCGACTTGCCGACCCCGCCCTTGCCGCTCGCGACGGCGACGATCTTCCTGACACCATTGAGGGGTTGTGGCGCCGGCGGTTTGGGCGGCGGCACGGCCCCGCGCGGCATCGATGGCTCTCGCGCAGGTTCGGCACGGTGCGCAGTCAGCGCAATACGCACCGACTTCACGCCGGAGAGCTTGGCGACGGCGCCTTCGCACTCCTTGCCGACAGCCTCCATCGCGTCGAGCGTCCGGGGATCGATGGCAAGGATGACAGTGACATCGCCGTCCTTGATCGCCACGCTTTCGACGATCCCGGAGGAGACCACGTCCCCGCCTGTGACCGGGTTCATGATCGTGCCCAGCGCATCGCGCACACGCTTCTCGGTCAGCGGTCGCAGCATGTCAGACAGCCTGCTCGCCATAGAACAGCGTCACGACATGCTTGGCTTCCGCGAAGAACAGCCAGCGCTCGGCGGTCAGGCCGATCTGGCAAGTAACGGCGGCCAGCAGGGCCAGAAGGATCGCCAGCGGACCATCGGGAAAGACGATGCCCGTTGCAACGCACAGGATCGGAACGACGAAGCCGAGCACTAGCGCGATGCGGCGCAGCTTGTCGGCGTGCTTGCGCGCGACGCGAAAACCCATTTCGCGCAGCAGGTAGTTCTCGGCATCGTGCGGGCTGGCGGTCATCTCGACCTTGCCGAGATGGCCGAGGCCGGTGGCCGTACCCGAAGTGCTGACGGGTCCGGCGCTGCCGATGTGCTGCCAGTAGAGCAGCTTGACTGCGAGCCCGGCGAACAGGGCTGCCAAGGCGATCACCCGCATCGCCTCCGCAGCTTCGGCAAATCCGAACAGCTTGAGCAGGAGCGCAAGGATCACCGCGCCGGTCGTGGGGCCGAGGACGAGGTAGGCGGCGATCGTCCAGCCGTTGTGCCAAGCGGGGATGGTCCGCAGCGAGGCGTAGATCATCGAGGTGCAACAGACCGTCGCGAGGCTCATCAGCGCGCCGAGCAGGCCCAGCACCATCGAGGTCGAGGCAGGAGTTAGACCGAAGACCCAGGTCAGCGCGAACAGGCCCATCGGTACGAAGGCGAGGATCGCCGCCACGCCTTCCCTCGACAGCCAGCTGGAACGCCATTGCGAGAGCGCCCGCCATGCCCGCTCGGGATGGCCGAGATGGAAGGTCGAGGACAGCAGGCCCGCGGTGATGAGGCCGAGCGCGAGACCGAAGGCGACCAGCCCGAAGACGAGGTCGCCCGGCAACAGGCCCAGCGCGGCCAGCACGGCCAGCCAGACCATCATGCCGTAACCCGCGCCGCTCGCGGTGGTGAAGAAGATGACGGATTTGGCGGGGTGCATCCTATGAAAGTATCCTGTCGACCCAGCGCGCGATCAGGCCGGCGCCATCGGTGCTATCGTCCTTGTGATCGAGCATTCGCGGCGCTTTCTCGTCGTCGCCGCGCTGGCGTGGGCGGGGTGGCAAATACTTGTTGACCGGCTTCGTCGCCTGCTCCGGCATGAGGTCATAGCCGCCGCGCGCAGCGACCAGTTTCGAGACTTCGCTCTCCGGATCGCCGAGGTCGCCGAAGCTGCGTGCGCCTGCGGGGCAGGTCGAGACGCAGGCCGGGACGCGGCTCTCGGCGGGCAGGTTCTCGTTGTAGATCTTGTCGACGCAGAGCGTGCATTTCTTCATCACGCCTTCGTGCTCGTCGTATTCGCGCGCGCCATATGGACAAGCCCAGCTGCACAGCTTGCAGCCGATGCAGATATCCTCGTTGACCAGCACGATGCCGTCCTCGGTACGCTTGTAGCTGGCGCCGGTCGGGCAGACGGTGACGCAGGGCGCGTCCTCGCAATGAAGGCAGCTGCGCGGGAAATGGACGGTTTGCCCGCGCCCTGCATCGTCGGTCGTTTCGTAGGTATGGATGCGGTTGAACCATACGCCGTCGGGCTTCTTGCCGTAGGGATCGTAGTCGGTCAGCGGCGCGCTCTTCGCGCCCGCATTCCACTCCTTGCAGTTCACCGCGCAGGCATGGCAGCCGACACAGATGTCGAGGTCGATGACGAGGCCGAGCTTCTTCGCGGTGCTGTCGGGAAGCGAGGTCATGAATCCTCCCTCACGCGGTTGCCGCGACCGTCACGGATGCCCGAAATCCACGAATGATTGGCCTGCCGCTGGCCGATGAAGTCCCTGAGCGGTTCCTTCCCGCCGGTGTCCTCGCCCTGCAGGTCCTTGCCGTATTCGAGTGGCCCTTGTGGTCCCTCCATGCGCTTCGCCAGAGGCTCGAACATCGGCCAGGTTTCGTCCGCCTCTTCCGCGCTGCATTTCTTCAGCCGCACGCGCAGGTCGTACCATGCCGCCTGCCCCGTGACCGGGTCGGAGTTCGAATATTCCTTGCCGCCTTTTTCCGGCAGCAGTTTTTCGGTGATGATGTGGTTCAAGAGGAAGCCCTTGGTGAATTCGGGACTGTCCTTGTCGAGGCCCCAGGCCCCCTTGCGCTTGCCGATCGCATTCCAGGTCCACACCACCGAGGGGTTCACGCCGGTGACGAGCCGCACCTGCGCCTTCACCCGCCCGCGCCCGTTCTCGATCCACACCCAGTCGTCGTCGGCAAGGTCGTGCCTGGAGGCGAGATCGCGATGCATGTGGAGCTTGTTGGCATTGGTGATCTGCCGTAGCCAGGCGTTCTGGCTGCCCCAGCTGTGGTACATGTGCATGGGCCGCTGCGAGAGTGCGTGGACCGGGAATTCCTCGCCGCCCTCGTCGCGTTCGAGGAAGGGCTGGTACCAGATCGGTAGCGGGTCGAAGTAGGTCTCGATCCTTGTCCGATGCTCGTCCGGCGGCTGCACCTTCCCATGCCCCTGCGCGGCGAGGCGGAATTTCTGCAGGTCCTCGTTGTAGAGCTGGAATGTGATCGGGTCGGCATGGCCGATCCATTTCATCTTCGTGGCGTAGTCGAGATATTCGCGATTGGCGTATTTCATGAACTGCGCCGAGAGCGGCAGTTCCTCGTGCCAGAAGCAGCCGTGCTCGATGTAGCGTTCGAGCTGGTTCGGATTGACCGCACCCACACCCGACTTCGATCCATCCTCGCCGCGCCAGCCCGATAGCGGGCCGACACCGGGCGAACGCTCGTGATTGACGATGTAATCCTCGTATCCGCCGAGGAATTTGGGCGAGCCGTCGGGATTGGTCATGCCCGGCAAGCCGAGCCGCGCGCCGAGGTCGAGCAGCACGGTCTGGAACGGCCGCACGTCGCGGTCGAGCGGCAGCACCGGCTGGCGGATCGCGTCGCCCCCGCCGTGCGCCGAGGAGATCGGCCGGTCGAGCATCGAAATGCAATCCCAGCGCTCGAGATAGGTCGTGTCGGGCAGGATCAGGTCGCAATAGGGCACCGTCTCCGACCAGAAGGCATCGGAATAGATGATCTTCG
This genomic window contains:
- a CDS encoding efflux RND transporter permease subunit produces the protein MSLGISGRLTRATINSPLTPLLLLAAILVGVIATMTIAREEEPQISVPVVDIQVAAPGLSAEDVAELVAKPLETIVKSIDAVEHVYTQAEDNRAMVTARFEVGSDPEDAATRIDAKINSNMDRIPVGIPPPHVTVRGISDVPIVVLTLSPKAGAPGQWTDQAVYEIADRLKTEVAKVEDVGLTFLVGGQQQAIRIVPDPAKLAVHQVPLGAVLEAAGQANRAFPAGTVREGGTAATVIAGQNLRSADEVADLQVRSVTGAPVYLRDVATVSEGPTQDQSRAWRWARSGGGEDGQWTMAPAVSLAVAKRAGANAVEVSDAVVARVEALEGSLIPQGLSVDVTRNYGQTANEKANELLYHLALATVSIVVLIGFSIGWREAGVTAIVIPTTILLTMFASKIMGFTINRVSLFALIFSIGILVDDAIVMIENIARHWAMNDGRDRKTAAIEAVAEVGNPTIVATLTVVAALLPMLFVSGLMGPYMAPIPINASAAMVFSFFVAVIIAPWLMIRFARQTLADGHGHDEHGGKLGELYGRVAARVIGERRTARNFLIAVGVATLVACSMFYFKAVTVKLLPFDNKSEVQLVVDMPEGTSLETTSRVLEQAASAARSVPEVVSMEAYAGTSAPFNFNGLVRHYFLRNRPWMGDLMVTLSEKGERSRSSHEVAVDLRERLSAITLPKGGSIKVVETPPGPPVLSTLLAEIYGPDEQARRATAEQVEKIFRQVPFIVDVDNSFGQPVPQLRLVPDRDKLDYYGLSQRQVYDSISALLGTQTVGYATQGMGRHPLPIQITLDQSQRSWSQQLGATPVAAMQGPGGGRLIRLDQVVKVENTVGGQSIFRRDGRGATMVTAELAGRYEAPIYGMLEVNRAIDDFDWKAAGLAKPDVRLNGQPSDEEHTTVLWDGEWEITWVTFRDMGAAFMVALLGIYVLVVGQFGNFKIPLVILTPIPLTLVGIVLGHMLFGAPFTATSMIGFIALAGIIVRNSILLVDFIRHARSEEKSLRDTLLEAGMIRFKPIVLTAAAAMIGAAVILTDPIFQGLAISLLFGLASSTLLTVLVIPAIYVVLRDDGKPMTLVRHEPDEEAPAT
- the trxC gene encoding thioredoxin TrxC; translated protein: MSNDIAVCAHCGGLNRVPAERLGDNPKCGKCGKAVFTGKPVDADATMFDRFVTKGSQPVLVDFWASWCGPCRMMAPAFASAAAKLEPQIRLLKVDTEAQQAIAGRYQIQSIPTLMLFRGGREVARQAGAMPEQAIIGWARQASGL
- a CDS encoding ArsR/SmtB family transcription factor, which translates into the protein MEDRDFEGSAELLRAIAHPVRLQILCAIKDEHAVSEIEDITGIAQPGLSQQLAILRKADLVITRRHGKQIFYQVDSERLLGASEMLDALAGTATERRIDRHTSRIHSGGGAATFARVFR
- a CDS encoding peroxiredoxin, encoding MIDPITEHPLRIGETVPLFAARSTQGPIDLSTYRGKWVILFSHPADFTPVCTSEFIAIARASAQFRERDCALIGLSIDSLYSHLAWVRMIRDMTGLEVDFPIIEDPTMEIAGAYGMISADALDAGTVRSTFFIDPKGVLRATTCYPPTVGRSVPEMLRLLIALQRVDGGDVLAPADWQPGDELLVTPRETVSDVLKPKDASGWFFNKTQDRE
- the mobA gene encoding molybdenum cofactor guanylyltransferase, which gives rise to MVLVLAGGDGRRIGGGKPLRKLAGQTLLDHALRMARRWSDGRTIVAGTRHDGGDHDDAVFVEDAGGMGGPLAGLAAGLLGAAQSGAETLLVIPVDAPFLPHDLCDRLRERLDTDASAACALAHSNGRDHPTCSLWQVAEAQAGVESVKAGKNHSLMRLAETVGCVRVEWPTGDEIDPFFNINSAEDLAIAGKMFDQS
- a CDS encoding Mrp/NBP35 family ATP-binding protein, with amino-acid sequence MLRPLTEKRVRDALGTIMNPVTGGDVVSSGIVESVAIKDGDVTVILAIDPRTLDAMEAVGKECEGAVAKLSGVKSVRIALTAHRAEPAREPSMPRGAVPPPKPPAPQPLNGVRKIVAVASGKGGVGKSTTSVNLALALKQRGLKVAVLDADIYGPSIPKMLGAGGRPDFTPDDRIRPVVSHGIKAISMGHLVPEDRATIWRGPMVIGAIQQLLGGVAWDEDGGVDVLVVDLPPGTGDAQLSLVQTVPVDGAVLVSTPQDIALIDARKAYDMFDQIGIRVLGMVENMSQFTCPDCGSTHDIFGHGGAIAAAKEKGIAILGQVPLDPAIMRQGEQGLPIVIAAPDSAIAQAYLAMADRIMIDLAVAPADQ
- a CDS encoding dimethyl sulfoxide reductase anchor subunit family protein, whose product is MHPAKSVIFFTTASGAGYGMMVWLAVLAALGLLPGDLVFGLVAFGLALGLITAGLLSSTFHLGHPERAWRALSQWRSSWLSREGVAAILAFVPMGLFALTWVFGLTPASTSMVLGLLGALMSLATVCCTSMIYASLRTIPAWHNGWTIAAYLVLGPTTGAVILALLLKLFGFAEAAEAMRVIALAALFAGLAVKLLYWQHIGSAGPVSTSGTATGLGHLGKVEMTASPHDAENYLLREMGFRVARKHADKLRRIALVLGFVVPILCVATGIVFPDGPLAILLALLAAVTCQIGLTAERWLFFAEAKHVVTLFYGEQAV
- a CDS encoding 4Fe-4S dicluster domain-containing protein; its protein translation is MTSLPDSTAKKLGLVIDLDICVGCHACAVNCKEWNAGAKSAPLTDYDPYGKKPDGVWFNRIHTYETTDDAGRGQTVHFPRSCLHCEDAPCVTVCPTGASYKRTEDGIVLVNEDICIGCKLCSWACPYGAREYDEHEGVMKKCTLCVDKIYNENLPAESRVPACVSTCPAGARSFGDLGDPESEVSKLVAARGGYDLMPEQATKPVNKYLPPRPRQRGDDEKAPRMLDHKDDSTDGAGLIARWVDRILS